In Gossypium hirsutum isolate 1008001.06 chromosome D01, Gossypium_hirsutum_v2.1, whole genome shotgun sequence, the genomic window ttcCAGGAACAtctccaatatcgatagctccgtatagaatgacacctacagaattaaaagagttgaaagcacagttgtaagagttgacagataggggcTTTGCTCGGCCCAGATTTTCTCCTTAGGGTGCTCTTgtgttgtttgttaagaaaaaggacgggtCAATGCGactatgtattgattatcgacagcttaataaagtcacgatcaagaacaagtatccattaccatgtatcaatgatttgtttgaccaattgaaaggtgcGAAGGTATTCTCAAAGATCGATCTTTGTTCTAgttattatcagctacgagtTAAAAACtttgatgtgccgaaaactgcattcagaaccaAGTACAGACAtaatgagtttcttgtgatgccatttggtttaagtAATGcactgctgtgtttatggatttaatgaacagaatattcagaccgtatttagatagatttgttgttgtattcattgatgacattctgatctattcatgagatgagacagagcaatcccagcatttgagaattgttttgcaaaattTACGTAAAAAAATTGTTCGCTAAGTTCAGCAAATGTCAGTTCTGGCtctgagaagtcagattttttgGACATGTAGTGTCAATAGACGGTACTAGAGTTGATTCGAGTAAAATCTAAGCGGTGATGGATTGGAAACCtcaagtcagaagttttctaggtttagtTAGATGTTACAGAAGATTTGTGAAAGTATTTTCGATGACTGTTATGTCATTAACGAAACTGTTGCAAAAAGATACAAAAAGTTGAATACAGGGATCAAACGACCGTGTAGCCAGGCCGTGTAACcatcgaactagggacacacggccgtgtcccagcccatgtcctcacccgtgtaactctctaagtagggtcacacggccatgtcacacgtcGTGTAACTCTCAGAATttcctcacacgcccatgtgtcaagccatgtgctaggccgtgtaactcactgacttgcatgcAAAGGACCCttcaggagacacacggccgtgtcgccaggctgtgtgtcacatacggctaagtcacatgcccatgtctcaggccgtgtggatctaaaatttgcctaaaatcaagccattcccAACACCAATTCATGCATAATCCTATAAGCCTCTTGTGCACCTAATCAAGGCATCAAAACCATATCACTACATTTAATAACCAATTCAAAAGTCctaaatcaactaaccaatatgccattcaaggcaCCTTAAATATAATCATCAAGACCTACCTAAACATGCATGTTTTACCACTTACTAATCATTAATTACTAGATCCGATATGAACTCGCTTAGGATATGTAATTGAGTCGTTTGTTTGCCCGATCGTAAATTAAGTAGTTTTGTTTTCGGTTTAACAAAAGGTTAAGTTTTAAGAAGATAGTTTAAATAAGCAGCAGATAAAACAAGATAGTTTGATGGAAAGATGGATAAATGGACTTAAAACAAGAAAGAACCCTTAATAGCGATTAAGGACCCGAATCTTATAAGTTTTAAGGTGAAAATGGTTTTGTTGAAATCGGACCGTGACCCACTATCTAATGAGATAGGAACCAATGGTATCAAAAATGAACACTACACTCGGAAGAGTGATAAGTTTAGAAAAGAaacaaggttgacgccactagctttgCTAGATAAGTCAAGCTGAATCTCAAAGAAAACGAGAGTGAATAACTCACAAagttatatttcatataaatgaTCAAAGGTCAAAAGATCCCTTCAAAGTTTACAAgagaaactatttataggctgTGATATGACCAGCCAAATagtcaaacatcaaaataattaagcTAACTTAAATGTCCAGCTGAAACTATCCAATGAACTCGGTGAATGCAATTGTTGATCGGTCTTGGTTCATGGCTCCAATAGGTGAGCTGAATGTAGCTTGATTTGGTGAATGGAGTTGATGTTGTAGGTGTGCCAAATGTGAAGCCTGCTGATGAATGAACTTGTTGGCAGCCGAATGGTTTTCAAGTGTGAACATTCGGTTATGTAGGTGTTTCAAAGAATCACTTAGAAGGCTAGTTGATCAGCTCGTAATCTTTGGCAATGGGTCATGGATAATTCGGCTAATGAATGCACCAAGCTCCCCCAAGGTACATACACAATCGGGTGTATGAATCCTTCATTAATTAGCTACATTGGACATCCAATTGAATAATGAATCCCTTCGTTCATGCATAACCAGGTACATTGCTCTTCAATTAAATGGCTCCAATGTATCAGCTAAGTACATGAATgtttagctaaattgagctccCCAACATTCGTGCATAATTCGGTGCATGCTCCATATTTAATGAGCTCCAATGAATCAGCTAGATTCATGTATATTCAGCCGCATAGATGGATGTGAGTTGCTCTTTTCTAGAAACCTGTAAGAAACAATTAAACACAcacacttaattaaataaaaaaacatttaaaataggTAATTAAGGCTGTAGGAAACTAAAcgaaattaatttagctaaaataatTAAGAACGTCTAAGTTTAGCTAGCTGAGTTAGCTAGCTAATTTCAAATTCAGCCTTGAACAAATTGTAGATGTTCCTTGTGGAAACATGTAGCACTTGATTAATTAGCTCCTTGGCAACATTTTCCCACATTTGATCCACTAGAGCCAAGATAGactctttgaatcgtttagctcgaGCTCCGGTGATTGTTTCAATAGAAAGCTCGATGGAATCTCGATTGGAGTCAGCTGAGTCCTTGAGCTGGTTCGTATCAATATCCAAAAACTTACTAAACATCCCTCAATTTAACCATTACTATACCATCACAAAACATGCCATTTGATCCATTCAAAACATAAAACATGAGGTAACTCAATGAAACAAACCatcaaatgataataataaaccaTTCTCAAACATTATCAAAAGTGACCAAAAGTACTTTCTAAAGCAAACATTATAACCTATTAAGTATACATGACACCAAAACACAAACATATTTAACTACTATTTACATATTCATTGAAACACCATTACAAAACATCCTATACATTTCAACCACAAATTCATTTACATAagtttatacatgccactacccttaGAGACACAAAAAATACCAGCattaatggatagtgtgagtcaTTTGATTGATCAGTCCAAAATGTCAACAACAaatatctacaaaacaatccacaagaATTGATAAGCTTTTCGAGCTTAGTAAGAACATAGTATAGTATTTAATCTATAAAAAATTAAGTACGGTTCATATACTATTTGATTCAAAATTTGCAGAGAGTAAACATGGGCATGAAAGTGCATTCAGaagtaccgaagtacaaatagaggcacgtatgtgcaatttaCAATATTCTTCTAAAAACACAATACTTAAAGCATCATAGTataatcacaaaaataaaaattcgttTACATATTGAAAaactacgaacttaccttgacgacTAGGGCGTAGAAATATGATCGAGCTAATCCGTAACTTTCGCCTTTCCTCGGTTTAAATCCAGttgaggtttatcttgatctaaataaataattatattcaattaagtattttgattaatctcaaacattcaattcaatccataattcacatttatacataattaccatttttcccttaatgttgtaacttttcacaatttagtccttaagctcataaattgaaatttaagcattttaatcccCCATTCAAGCTAACCGAAACTATTAGGGACTTATATAAActcatacaaaccatcatttcataaatttaacatgaaattttactagttctacaaattaatccttatatataaattttatcaaaaattattttacaaaacttgtttatttaacaacaaagatccataatttaccattaaacatcaagaaccattaaaaaaattcatggaaTAACCCTAAatgtttaacatttttacaaattaaccatCGGAccagctagattaagctaaatcaacttcaaaaacataaatatcattaaaaacgagatgaAAAATACTTACCATGCACTAATTAAACCTAACCAAAACAAGCTATCAACCATAAAGTCTTTCTTCTCCAATATTCGGTCAAACATGAAGCAAAATAGAAGATGAtaccatttattttcttttgttttaactgaatttacctaattaccattttaacctttaaaaactttaataatttcaataaaacattGTCATGAATGTCCACTAACtattcaaatggtctaattaccatataagtccattcactttaaagtttcataaccatttgacccttttaagTAATGGAACCCTACTTTTTAcactttttactatttagtccttttcacttaattaatcaagcaaacataaaaatttcttaacaaaattttagtaCGACTTTACTAacatcccatagacattaaaataataataaaataaaaatttactcatcggattcgtggtctcgaaaccactattaaaatttcactgaaaacgagtaGTTATACAACTGCAAAAATTTCAAAAGTGAAGGAGGCAAAATAACCTCGAAGAAGACAACTCATAGAATATATATACTTATCTCCCAAAATGCACCAATTTGAAAAACAGGCAACATCTAATGGCAACTCACCACCTATTTGAAAATGATATTGTTCATCATTATCACGATTCCTCAAAAACATAGTCCTCAGAATACATTTATGGTTGAATCTCATGGGTTTTTGACACAACGTTTCATTTTCAATGAATACCACTATTTTTTGAAAGGCAACTAGACAAAGAAGGTATAGCAGAACAAGATGTCTCGAGAAGGGCCACTTTATAACCCCCCTCTCTTGACTTGAATGGGGGGAATATTGTTATGCCCCTAATCCATATAAGGATAAGTGGCAAGCCAAAAAGACACCTGAGCAGCAAGCCAGCCGACAGCGAACCGGGAAGTCATCCATGAGTCTTACCTTCTAACACAACCATCCGACAACCGCAAGCTATACAATACCTAAACCTTTAGGCTTCCATTGGGAATGTGTGTTGTTGGTCACTAACACTATGTGGGTTCAACTGCTCTATACCATCAAGTTAGAATGAGCGAAATGATTTATCCAATCACAAACATCCTCATCCTCTCGAAGACATCCGCCCCACGTGTTTTGTAATGATGACTAGATGGAAAATCTAACATGTTAAAATCACCTTACATAGGAGTTCCGCTTATAAATACCTCCGGGAGCGATGAAGAAATAATCGACTCTCCAAAGATACCAAGCCTATACAGTGTCAACTTAACTCTAGCTCTCAGCCTTAGTACTCTTCTCGCATCTACTCTTTATAACATCTAGTTCTCCGTCTTGACTAGGTGAGCCAACCTTCGCGACAACTGCCACCTTCTCTTCCATATCTCTTCCTTGTCATTATATCAACAAGGTTCGaacttgaattatttatttaagaGTGCAATATAACTTAAGACTGTACCTAGAGGGTAATATCAATTCGATTCAATcggattttttagattttttttaaccGCCAATCATAATTTGATTTGGTTCAGTTCGATTCTTGATTTTTCTAAATgaatttttggttttgaatttttagacttattttgacaaaataatttttttatggcttttgaatattatttgataaaattttaagtttttttcataaatatttctaaaagaatactttattaaaaaaattattatttttactattttaaatataaaatatttatttttatattataaaaaattaaaattaattatatattaaataaaagtaGAGTAATcacaattttaaaacttttattagaTTCTATAAACCTTCCAACCAACTCGGTTGGGTTCATTTTCAATTATTGTTTGTGAGACCGGCAAAATTAAATAATACGGTAGGATTTgaggaaatgaaaagaatgaaaaagggCGGCCACGGCTATGGGTAAGAAAAATTTGGCGGGTTAAAGTTCGAATTTAAGATTTTGGGTTCAGCGCCTTCTAAAACAATCTTCATCCGTTCCTATTTCTAGTTTCTTCCGTCgcttattctctctctctcttttctctcaagaAGAAGAAAGGACAATTCATTCCCAAAAATGGGGGATCCAAGTCACCTCGAGAAAATGGGCAGGGAGCTGAAATGCCCCATTTGGTATTATTCTCTTCACCTCTTTCCTCTTTCTTTTAATTTGCTTTTCTTAATTTTAACTActttattaaagaaattaaattatgcTGCAGCTTGAGTCTTTTGAACTCTGCCGTTTCGCTCACTTGCAACCATGTCTTCTGCAAGTATGTTATATAGTCCTTTAATTCCTTCCAcagtttctttttatttatttttggatctAATTTTCATCCACTACATTGCAATCCCTGATACCCAAAACTCTCTGTCACTTTTCAGTGTCTGTATTTTGAAATCAATGAAATCGGGTTCCGATTGTCCCGTCTGTAAAGTACCCTGCCGGCGTCGAGGTATGCTTCATTCTTGAGTTTCTGTCCTTTTAAATTGTTAACCTGTTCGTTGTTAGTGAGTTTAATCCTTCCATCTGTCTAAACCACAATTGGGGCCAGCAACATTACTTTGTTCATTCTTGGTTGTTCATTTTTGTGTTCTTTGCTACTGTATCAGACAATGTTGTTTCAATTggtattacattttagtcatttgctTATATTCAACCATTGCTTTAATTTGTTGAAATAAGTGGCACATGACAATAACTAACAATCAAGCTTCAGTTTCTTGGCTGCTACGCTTTTCAACTtctttatttaatgtttatgcTGTAGAGGTTCGTCCAGCCCCTCACATGGATAACTTGGTTAGCATCTACAAAAGCATGGAAGTTGCTTCAGGTTTCAATATATTTGTCACTCAGGACGCGCCTCTGGACACTTCAGCAGGTAATATGCCCGGACTTTCATTTTCCACAAGATGTCATAAGATTTATGAACAAAAAAAGGACGTATAATAagatttaccctttttttttcttcgtaAAGGCATAATTGTAGACAGGGATATTCTATTTAACCTTATATGTAGTTTGAGTGCTTCCAGTCATCCTCCTTTTTTATGTTCATTACAGATTCTGGAAAGCGAGTTAAAAATGATCTCAATTGTTGTGAAAGAATGGATAATCAGGGAGCAAACAAAGGAAGAGGATCAAGGGAGGCTAAATCAACGGAAACTTCTGATCCCATTTCTGTGAAGCCTTCTTTTCCAACCAACAAAAGGGTTCAGGTGCCACAATATCCCCTTTCAGAAACATCCATGCTGCCTGAAAAGAATGGAGGTGGATTGATTGAAGTCACCGAGGATGAATCTAAAATGAGTTCAGATATTCTGAAGGAGAACAATCTAGGAGAAAAGGGGGAGCAAATACTTTCGCCCTTTTTCTGGTTGAGGGAGGAGGATGTAGAAAGGCCAAGTCAGCTTAGTGATGGGGATCAATGTTTGTACATAACACCACCTGGACTTCCTTCTTTCAGTGATATGAAGGATTCTGATGATGAAGGTTTTTCTAAGGTAAGTGTTCACTTGCTTATGGCATTGCCAGCTAAGTGCATTTCCTAAAATTTGCTAGCCAGTGTCCAaacaatttttattaaacaatAGCATGTGAATCTTCCTTTTATTTATATACTAGTTTTTTGTTTAAGCTACAATTACATTTTACTTAGCTGCCTCTCGCTGCTCTCATGCCTTTTAATGGCAACTGAACTCTGCAAACAGACATGATTTTGTAATGGCCTGAAattttttacttatttctttcataaaatcatgTAGGAGGAGGTGCATGGAAACCGTGATCATCTGAATCTTTTTGATAGTGAAATGTTTGAATGGACACAGGGAGCTTGTTCCCCAGAACTTCTTTCAAGTCCTGATAAAATGCAGGTAAAAACAATCTCCTTTAAACCCCCCACCTAAAGCTATTTTGCACTTTTTTCTTTTCCAGGGAAATATTTCATCAGGTTTGGTCATTCTCATTTACTGTTATTTCAAACAAATGCAGGTTGCAGACACCTATGAACCTGCATCACAGGGTGCAAGTACAGCTGAGCCCTGTAATAATGGCACATGCATGATAACAGGACATGATGCTTCAGAGGAGATGCTGCCTAATATAGAATCTCTCAGAATCCAGTGTGTTAGTAGTAATAAGATCAGGAGTTGTAAATCCAAGGAGTTGGGTAAGAAACAGAGAAAGACTGCCCAAAAGAATATAGCTGACAGAACTAGCAGTCATATTTCTGGAGATCATGTCAATCTGGGAAAAGGGTCTGaagattttaataaaaaacaaaaagatgactGTAGTAGTTCTTCATATTTGGCTAAGACTAGGAAAAATTGTAAGGTGGCTGGTTTGGATCACCATGTAACTGAACCAATGGCATCACATTTTTCTGCCAAAGCTCCTAAACAGGAAGACACACCATTGGCTGCCATAGTGGGTATGGGGAAATGTGGTGATGAAAATGAGAATTTGAGGATGGTAAAACGTTGCAGGAAGATCACTGCCCAGTGCCAAAATAAATCTTGTTCAAAGTTGAAGAAACAAAAACTAAGTTTGGTTAAAGTTGATACCCCTAAAGAAGTTTTAACCGTTTGTGGGCAGGCAAATGAATATATGATTCAACAGAAGTCTTCTCTTCCCGTTCCCTTAGCTCATGAAAATGCTGCTGAGCAGTTCAGAAAAGGATTGAGTAAACATACTAGAGAAGTAAAGTTGGCTCCGACTTTGAAAAGTGAAAAAAACTCGGGTTGTAAGAAAAagattaaagtttattttagtgATGACATGAAAAGCTGGTTGCCTGAAGACCAACAGCAGCAGGGAGGAAATGCTAACATTTCTCTAGAGAGAGTAAGTGAAAAGGTTCATGGGAGGACTACTGTTGGAAATTCAGAGAGCTCAATAGTAAAGAAGTTGCCTCTAGCTAATGGAGTGGCACTGCATAAATGTGAGACCATTACAATTAAAATACAATGTGCTTTCTGTCTTTCTATGGAAGAAACTGAGGTTAGAGCTTTAGCATTTCATACCAACTATTATATGACTAAAACAACCAATCTTTTCTATAAATTGCCCAAGcttattttctaaataaaattgcAGGCTTCTGGAGAGATGGTTCATTACTATGAAGGCAGTTCTGTTCCTCTAGATTACAATGGTGGCTCCAAGGTCATACATTCACACAAGAACTGTACTGAATGGTAAAAGAATTTATACTctacaaattttattttgatttagacTTTGATTTTATAATCTTGGCATTGTTAATATATTATAGTGAAAATTTTTTTGCAGGGCCCCtaatgtttattttgaaaatgacaaGGCAATCAACCTTGAGGCTGAACTCTCCAGAAGTCGAAAAATAAAATGCTCCTGTTGTGGACTCAAAGGTGCAGCGTTGGGCTGTTATGAAAAAAGTTGTCGGAAGAGTTTCCATGTTCCCTGTGCAAAACTAGTCTCACAATGCCGGTGGGATGTCGTAAGTATTGTACAGATCAAGCACCTTTCCGTTCTTGATGTGATTTTATTGAGAAGTTAAGACAGTTTCTTTTAACATGTATTTATTTTGGATCTCATCTATAGGATAACTTTGTAATTTTATGCCCTCTCCATGCCTCCTCTAAGTTGCCTAATGAAAAGTCAGAGTCCCAAGGAATCCGAAAAAGACGCAATTTAAGAGGGTATGCAGAACATTCATTCAGTTTATTTTAGTTTCCAGATGTACTTACCCAGTTCATGCtcataaaaatttcattatattCTTGCTTCTTTTACAGACAGTTGCTGATACACCACAATGAAATTCCTATAAATGATGAAGTTAGTGTGCAGAAGAAATGGAATACTTGTGAATCAGGCAACAAATTGGTTCTCTGTTGCTCAGGTCTCACAGTTGAGGAAAAGGTAAGTGAAACTGACTGTTATGCTtgtgcttctttttttttttattcacaGAAAGAAATCCTTAACATTTATCTAACTTTGAACTACAGGAAATCATGTCTGAATTTGAGAAATTAGCTGGTGTTACAGTGTTGAAGAGATGGGATTCAATTATTACCCATATCATTGCATCCACCGATGAAAATGGAGCATGCAAaagaacccttaaaattttaatggGTATCTTGGAGGGGAAGTGGATACTGAATATAAAGTGTTAGTGCTTTTTTCACGGaaaaaattcttgaattttagtgttttaagatTTTTATGAGCCTAGTATAACTGCTTAAATGCATGCGCCGATTATAGCTGCATCTTGTATTCTGAACTTCTGTAAAACATGTGCTATAGCTTGCATAAATGCATGTGCCAATTATTATTGCATCTAGTAATCTAAATTTCTGTTTGTGTAGGGGTCAAAGCTTGCATCAAAGCCATGAAACTTGTTGATGAGTTGAAATATGAAATAACTATTGATGTTCATGGAATCAGGGATGGTCCCCGACTTGGAAGGCTGAGACTCCAGAATAAGGTCTGTTCCTTTTGGTCTTGGTcttcaaacttttatatttttgaaaccctAGAATGTAGCTGTTACGATGCTCTTGATCTGTCCTAAACTATTATTTCAGTTCTTCATTATTTTGACTCTATTTCTAAAATATAAGATATAGATCAGGCTTCTCGGAAAACTCTTGAAAATGATGCTTGTATGTGTATTTAATATGATCATACTGGTTTATCTGATTTTGTTCTGATCGTTTTTGTTTTCACTGACAACAATGATCTTTGCAGCAACCAAAGCTTTTTGATGGGTGTAAGTTCTATATAATGGGGGATTTTGAACCTTTTTATAAGGGAGATCTACAGGATGTTTTAATCGCAGCAGGAGGTACCATTCTGCATAGAAAACCCATATCAGGTGACCCGGGAGCCCGATTATTGGGTTCCCCTGCATTTCCAATCTTCATAATTTATAGCGTCGAGTTGCCTGTCAAGTGTGATCCCAGCAAGAAGCACATGATTTTAAGCCGCAGGCAATTAAATGCGGAAGCTCTGGCAAGTTCAACTGGAGCCAAAGCAGTAAGCAATTCTTGGGTTTTGAGCTCCATATCTGCATGCAAATTGCTAAGTCTTGGCGAATAATGATACAGATTATAGAACGTTCCTTTCCTTGTATGTCTAAGCA contains:
- the LOC107920972 gene encoding protein BREAST CANCER SUSCEPTIBILITY 1 homolog — its product is MGDPSHLEKMGRELKCPICLSLLNSAVSLTCNHVFCNVCILKSMKSGSDCPVCKVPCRRREVRPAPHMDNLVSIYKSMEVASGFNIFVTQDAPLDTSADSGKRVKNDLNCCERMDNQGANKGRGSREAKSTETSDPISVKPSFPTNKRVQVPQYPLSETSMLPEKNGGGLIEVTEDESKMSSDILKENNLGEKGEQILSPFFWLREEDVERPSQLSDGDQCLYITPPGLPSFSDMKDSDDEGFSKEEVHGNRDHLNLFDSEMFEWTQGACSPELLSSPDKMQVADTYEPASQGASTAEPCNNGTCMITGHDASEEMLPNIESLRIQCVSSNKIRSCKSKELGKKQRKTAQKNIADRTSSHISGDHVNLGKGSEDFNKKQKDDCSSSSYLAKTRKNCKVAGLDHHVTEPMASHFSAKAPKQEDTPLAAIVGMGKCGDENENLRMVKRCRKITAQCQNKSCSKLKKQKLSLVKVDTPKEVLTVCGQANEYMIQQKSSLPVPLAHENAAEQFRKGLSKHTREVKLAPTLKSEKNSGCKKKIKVYFSDDMKSWLPEDQQQQGGNANISLERVSEKVHGRTTVGNSESSIVKKLPLANGVALHKCETITIKIQCAFCLSMEETEASGEMVHYYEGSSVPLDYNGGSKVIHSHKNCTEWAPNVYFENDKAINLEAELSRSRKIKCSCCGLKGAALGCYEKSCRKSFHVPCAKLVSQCRWDVDNFVILCPLHASSKLPNEKSESQGIRKRRNLRGQLLIHHNEIPINDEVSVQKKWNTCESGNKLVLCCSGLTVEEKEIMSEFEKLAGVTVLKRWDSIITHIIASTDENGACKRTLKILMGILEGKWILNIKWVKACIKAMKLVDELKYEITIDVHGIRDGPRLGRLRLQNKQPKLFDGCKFYIMGDFEPFYKGDLQDVLIAAGGTILHRKPISGDPGARLLGSPAFPIFIIYSVELPVKCDPSKKHMILSRRQLNAEALASSTGAKAVSNSWVLSSISACKLLSLGE